DNA sequence from the Candidatus Poribacteria bacterium genome:
TCTTCGGAATGCCTATTCACCTGCCCAATGCCAAGGGCTCATTCATCGGTTCACAAATATGGGTTTGATGCGCGATGAAGCCGACACCAACTCTGTTGACAAACGCACCCGTATTGACATCGGTACCAGTCTTGGCAATCGTGGTAGCGATAAAGCAAAGTTTTTGGCACATGCCAAGGAGACAGAACATCTCTTTAAATTCCTATTTGACGGGTTTGATAACCCTGTTGGTCTTATCTATGATTCCCTCACTGCGCTTTCCCCGGGTAAAGAAGTAAAGACAGCGCGCGAACCGGACGGCTCACGTTACGGTCCCGCCATCTTCCGCGTCCACTATGAAACGCATAGTTACAAGCCACACATCGATCATGTCAAGTACCGCGAGAATCGCACCGATTATGAGGTCTATCGCTTTGAACATCAGTTTGCTGGCGTGTTGTGCGTCCAAAATGCGGATGAAGACGGAAAAGGAACACAAGCCATTCTGCATCGGTGTCTCTGGTCGGAGGAAATTCAACCCCATATCGCCGAGGAAACTTTTGACAAGTATGCCGCTGAAAACGGCGTGGAAAACTACCAAGTCGATCTGAATCAAGGGGATCTCTATTTCTTCAACACGCGATGTATCCACGAAGTGCCCCCCGTGCAAGGCACGCGTGCGCGAATCGTCTTGGCAGTCTTTATCGGATACTCCGCTGACGACGATGAAGTGTTCGTCTGGTCATAGATTCCACATGTAAACACAAATCATGTAAGAGGGGTTTCTCATGAAACGACAAGACATCCTCATCTCTTTTTGCCTCATCTTCGGTTTGCTCTGTCCGGTTTCAGCGAAATCACTCAGCAGCGAAAAGATTGTGTTTTCGTCAAACCGCGACGGTAATTGGGAAATCTACCTAATGAATCCGGATGGAACTCGACAGGAGAGATTGACCTACGACCGCGCTGTCGATTGTGAGCCAGTCATCTCACCAACGGGTGACCGGATCCTCTTCACCTCGAATCGCCGGGGGACGCGCGACCTCTATCTAATGGATGTTGATGGGAGAAATGTGCGTCCGCTGTTTGGTGTCAGCGAACTGGTTCTCGCCGGGGCAGCTGCCGGTTTCTCCATCCGCATCGCTTCTAAGCACATCGTGGGGCAAGACGAAAACCCAAAATTAGTCCTGAAAACAGCGCACTTTTATAACAACGCCTCAGCCAACTCCGTAAAATCGCGTACTGTTACATCGGGTTGATACGGCGTATCCTCATACGGGAGTTTATAGCGATTCACAAACGCGCCCCTATAGCCGCACGCCCGCGCCCCCATGATGTCAAACGAATTCGCTGATACCATAAGACATTCGTTGACCTCAAGTCCCAATTCTCCTGCAGCAGCTCGGTAGACTGCTGGATGTGGTTTAAACGCACCGACCGATGTAACCGAAATCACACCGTCAAACTCCCACGCAACGCGTTCTCTGACAAGATAGTCTAAAAACGCTGGATCCCCATTGGACAGGACTACCAACTGATATCGAGATTGCAGTCGCGAGAGTGCAGCCAAAACTTCTGGAAACGGCGAAAGCTGCTCCCATCCGCGCATAAACTCTTTCACCGTATCAGGCAAAACATCAATACTGTTGTGCCTCAGCGTGTAGTGCAGTGCGCGCCGCACCGTCTCCAGATAGCCGCTATGTCCGAGCATCATAATCGTGTCCTGATACTGCTCAATTCGCTGCCTGTAACGCCACTGTTCCCAAAACGTATCGGCAGAGACATCGGTCGCGGCGTGGGCATCCAGTGACTCACTAATGAACGGCGTGAGACTGCCACCTAAATCCAAAATTGTGCCGAACAGGTCAAAAGTAAGTGCTTTTGTCTCTGTGAAATTTGCCATAAATTAATTTGGATGGAAGTATGGAAGGGAGGAAGGATGGGATTCAATCTTCCAGTCTTCCATGCTTCCATCCACGTCCTTCCAACTTCGGATTTTTTCGACTGTTAGCCTAGCTCAACTGTCCGTCCGGTCGCCATCGCTTCAAACGCGGCATCAATGACACGCATCTGATTTACGCAGCTTTCCGGTGAGATGCGGTGCGGTTTGCCAGTCGCTAAAACTTCACATAGATGCTCCAATTGTAATGCGAACTGGAAACACGGTTCAAAATCAATGACTTCTCTGCCCTCTCGTGTGGTAAGCTCAATGCTGACTGCTGAGTTCTCATTGTTCCATGCGGTTTCAATCCTAAGCATACCACCCAACCCAGCCATTTCGGCGTACTGCCCACCAGCGCAATTAAAGCCGGTAGAAATCTGGGCAATCCGTTCACCGGGGAATACTAACAGTAGGTAAGAACCATCGTCCACTTCTAATCCTGCTTGAGACATTCCCGATACGCGAACCGGTTCAGCACCAAACATGAATCGCGCATGGTGGATATTGTAACACGCCAAATCGTAGATACTGCCCCCGCCTTTCGCTTTGTTAAACCGCCAATTCGCCTCGGGCTTACGGGTCTCGGGTCCACCACCGCCGCCACCTGTGCAGAAAGTGCTTCGGAGTGCCTTAAATTCCCCGATTGCCCCTGAATCGACTAACTCTTTCGCCTTGAGGTGCATCGGATGATGTCGGAATTTAAACGCTTCTGCTACCAGAACACCGTTCTCCTGTGCTGCACCAACGAACGCTTCCGCCTCCGCAGCCGTTGACGTGAACGGCTTCTCACACAAAATCGCCTTGACTTGGCGGGATTCAGCAAGCTGGATACCGACCTCAGCGTGGAACGCACCCCACGTACAGATAATAGCGATGTCCAAGTTCTCAGCGTCTAACATCTCTGCTAAAGAGAGATACTGATTCTCAGGTGCCACATCAAATCGTTCACCGAAATTGGTTAACGCATTTTCCGACACATCACAGATCGCTGCCAATTCAGCACTCGGTGCTTGTTGACACGCGTTGCCGTGGGCGTTAGCGATTCCACCTGTTCCGACAAGCCCCACACGGTAAGTCGTTGACATAATAGTTCCTTTCGCTGTTTACGTTGCTGTTAACGGATAACCGTTTTCAACAATTGCTTTTTTCAAAAACTCAAATTCGTATTGCGGTAACGATGCACCGGGTTCTAATTCTGCGAGGTCTTTTTTCCAACGTGCCACTGCGTCTGCTCGAACTACGATCCGTCCTAATGGAATACCTAAAAATGCCTCAAGCTGCTTGAGCACCCGTTCCTGATCCAAAACAAAATCCTCAAAACGGATCTGAATAACATTTTTGGGCATCGGTGTCGCTTGCATGAGTTTATATTGATAGATCCACGAGATTGCCCGTCTTTCATAGATATCGTCCGTTTCACAGTAGACAACCCCGAAATCTCGAAGATCGTCCGTTTTGTGGCTGCCCCGAATACTATCCCGTGGATCGCGAATCCAGTGGATGAACTTTATGTCTGGAAACATTCGCGCTATCCACGGATAGACGAGCGTCGTTTCTGGGATTTTCCAACCTTTATGGATGGCCGGATTCTGTAGCACATCCTCTAAGTAGGTGTTGATGAGCCTTTCAAATTCTGGGTCAATCGGCATCGTGAAAAGAGGATCAAAATCCCACGATAGTCCACCCTGCCATTTGACATATTGTGCCATCACTCGGCACGCATCATACATCGCGTGCGGCGGAATCTTATCACCGGAAGGGTTCAATTGACTCCCCATGAAAACGCCACTGGCGTATAACGTATGAGAGATAGCCCGCGTCCCAGAGTGCCCGCGTCCAATCACTGTGATCAAATTTTCCATAGTAGATATGTGTTACGCAGAAACATTTGCTTATTCTGAAAAATTAAAGGATAATATGTTAAAGCATAGGTGCGAGATTAAAACGCTCGCATGACGCAGCTTGCAAGGGCACTGCTTTCCCATGCTGTCCAAAACATTGTAGCAAATATCGAAAACAAAGCAAATCATTTTTTAGAAGGACTTTATATGATGCATAAATTTCTCGCTCTAATGAATCTAATCGTGTTACTAATCATACAGGTCGGATGTGACAAGGTTCAGAAGGTTGTTACACCGAAGCAGGAACAGAAAATTCTTAAAATCGGTTTCGTCGTCGCAGGTGAACGCGTTACCTATCCTAACGGTGCAGAGATGGCTGTCACAGAGATTAACCAACGTGGTGGACTTCTTGGGATGCCTGTTGAATTGATTGGACATATTAATAAAGAAGCGGGACCGGAGGTCTCCATCCAAATCGCTGAAACTCTCATCGTTGAAGACGAAATTATCGCGCTCATTGGACCCAACCGCTCTTCCCACGCTGTTGAGGTCGCTCCAGTCGCACAGCGTTACGGAATCCCTATGGTTACCACAACCGCAACCAACCCAAACGTAACAAACGCTGGTGATTTCGTTTTCATGGCATCCTTTACGGATAGTTTCCAAGGTGCTGTTATGGCACAGTTTGCGATAGAGGACCTTGATACGACCACCGCCGCGGTCATCACGCGACATGGTGATCTTTATACAGAAGGTATCTCTGAATTCTTCGCACTCAATTTCAGTAAACTCGGTGGTAAAATCGTTGCGAATGAATTTTACGGAGGCAATTCGTCAGATTTTACAGCACAACTGACAAACATCGCCGCAGCGAAGCCCGACGTGCTTTTCGCATCCGGTTTTGTTCAAGATATTGCGTTCATAACGCAACAGGCACGAGCGATGTTACTGCAAAACGAAGCGGGTGAACCCACGATTTTCCTTGGCGCAGATTCATGGGACAGCGAACTTCTGTTCGATAACGAAGATGCTGAGGTAGAAGGTAGTTTTTTCAGCGGACACTTCTCACCAGATACAGATGAACCGACAGCACGCGCGTTTGTTGATACCTATGAATCTATCTATGAATCTACGCCTACTGGTGGTGTTGCAGTTAGCTACGACGCGGTTAAATTGCTTTTTGAAGCAGTCGAGCGGGCAGGTAGTCTCAACCCCAATGAAATCCGCGAACAACTCGCCGCCACCGAAAACTACATCGGTGCAACGACCATCGCCAGTTACGATGAAAAGCGCCATCCAACCAAAAGTGCTGTAATTTTCACTATCAAAAACGGTGAAAAGCAGTTCCATAAGCAGATTGCTCCGTTTTAGTTTTTTCTATTCTGCTGGCGAGGTTTCCTAACCTCGCCTTAATTTTCCTCCTGCTCCCAACCTCTTTTCAGAAAAAACGTGACAGACCACAATTTTTGTGTTATATTTATTTACGGTCTCGCGTATAAATACAATCTTGTTGAACAAAGTCCGCGTGAAACGGAAACTTGCCAGATTTCGATACAGGATTCCCCAACCAAGGAAGGAGAAAATATGAATCGACCACCAGAAGATTTCGTCCACGTAGACGAAGAACGACTTCTTAATTTCAGCACCGCCTGCTTCGAGAAAGCCGGTATCACACACGAGCACGCCGCACTCATCAGCCGTCTGCTTGTTAATTCTGACCTAAGAGGGGTTCGGAGTCACGGCACTCGAACCGTCAACGGATATTGTGGGGGCTTTGAAAACGGGAGTTTCAACCCACGTCCCAACATCCGAATCATTCATGAGACACCGACTGCTGTCGTGCTTGATGGCAACGGCACACTCGGCTATCTCCCGATGGTGCGTGCAACCGAACACGCCATCGCCAAAGCGAAAGCGGTCGGCATCGGCATGGGATTGGTGCGTTATATTGGGCATTACGGATCGGCAGGACACTACGCACGCTTATGTAACGAAGCCGGATGCATCGGTTTTTCAGTACAGGGGTATCAGAACCAGGGCAACGCTGGCAACCAAGACCCCAAACCGCAGCTGGGCTACTACGGCAATCCGCCCATCTGCTTTGCTATCCCTTCTGGTGAGGAGCCGCCAGTTGTCCTCGACGCAGCAACCTGTATTATGGCAGACTACCAGCGCGGTCCTGATTTCGATGCCTTACTTTCAGTCATTCCAGCGGCTTTTTTCAAGAGCATTGGCTATACCGCAATAGCAAGTCTACTTGGCGGCGCATTGACCGGCTTCACCGAACCGGCACCCGAAGACACCGCAAAATGGAGTGGTGGAGGTATGGGGGGTATGGTGCTTGCCATAGACATCGAATCCGTTGTGCCAACCGCTGTTTTCAACGCTGAAGTCGATCGTATGGTACATGATGTCCGTGAAACCTACGAACCGATGCCGGGAACCGACAGAGCACTGCTACCCGGAGCGATCGAAACGGAACGCACAGAACAGCATCGCCGTGAAGGTATCCGTTACGGGGAGATGGAACAGGAATCCGCACGCGGGGTCAGTGAACGCTTAGGCGTGCCACTCCCTTGGGACGAATAATATCCATACGCTTAAAGGAAAAAGAGATGAACAGACCACCAGAAACTTTCGTCTTAGTCAATGAGGAACGACTGCTCAACTTCTCTACCGCTTGCTTTGAGAAAGCAGGTCTCACATACGAACACGCCGCACTCATCAGCCGCTTACTTGTCAATTCTGACTTACGAGGTGTCCGCAGTCACGGCACTCAAACCGTTAATAGGTATTGTAGAGGTTTTGAAAGTGGAGGTCTCAATCCACGTCCCAATATCCGCGTCATCCATGAAACACCTACTGCTGTTGTGCTTGACGGAAACGGTACGCTCGGCTATCTCCCGATGGTTCGCGCGACCGAACACGCCATTGCTAAAGCGAAGGAGGTCGGCATTGGGATGGGACTCGTCCGCTACATTGGGCACTACGGATCCGCAGGGCACTACGCACGTATGTGTAACGAAGCCGGATGCATCGGTTTTTCGGTACAGGGATCCCGGAACCACGGTAACGCTGGCAACCAAGACCCTAAACCGCAACTCGGTTACTTCGGCAACCCACCGATCTGTTTCGCTATTCCTTCTGGTGAAGAGCCGCCGGTCGTGCTCGACGCTGCGACCTGTATTATGGCGGATTACCAACGCGGCCCCGAATTCGATGCCCTGCTGTCGATGATACCTGCTGCTTTCTTCAAGAGTATCGGCTATACTGCTGTGGCACACCTGCTCGGTGGGGGACTCACAGGTTTCACTGAACCACCACCAGAAGACACCGCAAAATGGAAACCGCCACAAGGCGGTATGGTCCTCGCCATAGACATTGAATCCGTTGTGCCACTTGATGTCTTCCACGCAGAGGTTGACTGTATGGTGCATGATGTCCGCGAAACCTACGAACCGATGCCAGGAACTGACACGGCATTGCTACCCGGGGCGATTGAAGTAGAACGCACAGAACAGCATCGCCGTGAAGGTATCCGTTACGGGGAGGCTGAACAGGAGTCTGCGCGCGCTGTCAGCGAACGGTTGGGTGTGCCATTGCCTTGGGACGAATAATTTTCACGCCGCCGTAGAAGAGAGAAATGTTAAGATAGCTGAATGAAGTTTAATAAAATAATTAGGTTGCGATGTTGCGATGTAGCGTAGTTCAGAGGGACCGCTGGTTTTCGCATCATCATTTGGTTAAAATTCTCGCCAATAAAAGGAAAATTGAATGAATTCTACATTAACCCTTATTAAGTTACAGTTAATTCTAATTATCGTTCCTATGTTATTTACACTTGGTTGTGAAAGACAGGTGGCAAAAGAGATCATAATGATTGGACCTCCGGACATTGATGATAACCGGAACATTTCCGATCTGCCTATAGATGATATACAAATAATACGCGCCCCAAACCTACCTAATGATGAGGTTGTCAATGATTTTTTCGTTGTAGTCAATGGATGGTTCCCAAATCCCTGTAACTATGCGCATAATGAAACCGAAGTTATCCGATCACAAGACGGAAAAGAAATTACTATTAAAATCAGCATGAAAAGGTTCCCAAGCTCCCCTGGGCTTACCTGCATGACAGCCACAGAGCCGTATCAACAACCTATTGATCTTGGGATACTTCCGCCTGGAAATTACAGAGTCGTAGTCAACGGTATTGGAAAGAGTTTCACTGTCGTAGGACTTACGCAATAATGTTTGACATATATTTCTGAAACCTGTAACATGATGTCTGAGGAAGTGGATAAAAATGGTTAGCCCCACGCTTCTGCCGTATTATTGAACGCAAGCTTGCGATACTCCAACGACATGTATTGTCCCTCAGAACAGGGTATCTGACATATTATTTTTTATCTTTGGAGAAAATACTATAAGAAAGGTTTTCGTTATGCATACTCATATAAAAACCAATTTTTTGCTTTACACATTTATGTTGTTTGTGTGCCTCAATTCCTTTTTCCTAAGGAATACTGCCGCACAAATCAGCGACAACTATACATTCGAGACGATCGAAGTTCCGGGTGTAGATTTTTTGGGGTTGGCAGCGAGTAGCGATTTTGAGGATTACGCAGGTTATACGCCGAGTGCTGATGGTGAAAAATTCGTCGCCTTTACACTCATTGACGGTGTTTTTACAACCTACGATTTCCCCGATTCAAAGAGCACTTATTTCTATGCGCTGGGTAATAACGGTATCGCTGCAGGGCACTACGAAGATAGCGAGGGGCTTTTCCACGGTGTCATCTTAGAGAATGGTGAGTTGCGGCAATACGATTTTCCGAATTCTGTCGAAACGGAGATATACGGATATAGTGATTCGACAGGGGCACTGACGGGAAATTTTACAGATGCGTCTGGTGTTCGTCGTGGATTCTCAGGGGAGACAATCGTTGAGTTCCCTGGGGCATCGGAAACTTACGCCGATTTTGTGAGTGGACTAGGCAATATCGTGGGTAGTTACGTAGATACTGAAGGCGCGTATCATGCATACCTGCGTGGGCCTGGAGGTAGTTTTGCAACTCTGGGTATTCCAGAGATACCAAATATGGAATACTTTTTTCTGCACGGTATCAACGATGCACTGGTTGCCGTTGGCAGAGCGAAAGCGGTGGATGGTGTTCCGCGCACCTTTGTCGGCAACCCCGTCGCCCTACAAGAATTTAAGGTTCCGGGTGCCGTTAGCACGGAAGGCTGGAATGTCAATCAGGACGGTTCTGTCGTCGGACACTACGACACAGCAGATGGACGTAGACACGGATTTATCGCAAGACCCGCGCAGAAGAGTGCCGTGCGACCACCTCCTGACCTCAGTTATACTTTTGAGAGTATTGATGTTCCGGGCGTAGATTTTTTAGCAGTGACGGCGAGTAGCGACTTTCAAGATTACGCCGGCAACATGCGGGGTCCTGATGGAGAAAAAGATGTCGCCTTTACGCTCATAGATGGCGTTTTTACGACCTACGATTTTCTCGGCTCGCAAGGCACCTATTTCTATGCGCTGGGTAATAATGGGGTTGCTGCCGGACACTACCAAGATAGCGATGGTCTTTTTCACGGTGTTATCTTAGAAAATGGCGAGTTGCGGCAATACGATTTCCCGGGTGCCGTCGAAACGGAGATCTACGGGTATAGTGATTCGACCGGAGCTCTGACCGGTAGTTTTGTAGATACTTCTGGTGTTCGCCGCGGGTTTTCAGGAGACACAATAGTCGAGTATCCCGGGACACCGGAAACTTACGCCGATTTTGTGAGTTGGACGGGCCATATTGTGGGCAGCTACGTGGATGCTGATGGTGTATATCATGCATACATGCGTAGCTCGGTGGGTAGATTTCTATCTATTGACCTTCCAAACGCACTAAATCTGGAATACTTTTTTCTCCACGGTCTCAACAGAGCAAGGACTGTCGTTGGCAGAGCGAAAGCGGTGGGCGATGTCCCGCGCACCTATGTCGGCAGCCCCCTCAATCTACAAGAATTGCAGGTTCCGGGTGCTATTAGCACGGAGGGCTGGAATATCAATGAGGACGGTTCTGTCGTTGGACACTATGACTCAGCAGATGGACGCAGACACGGATTCATCGCCAGACTCGTTCCCAAAGCAGAGGGCGATCACTTTGGCAACTTTTACACGGTTATGCTGTCTAAGGGTCTAAATATGCTTTCTGTGCCATTGGCACCGCCAACACCGATGACTGCCAAGTCACTTGTCGCCATGACAGGTGCGACAACTATCATCACGCTTGATGCCGCAACACAGGCGTTCGTCGCGTGGACACCGAGTGCACCCAATGACGGTTTCCCGATTGAGGGTGGAAAAGGCTATATCGTCAATGTTCCAGAAACCCGCAACTTTGCTTTCGTCGGGGCACCTTGGGCAGATCCAACCGAGGCTGCGGCAGCACCGTCTGCCATATCCCCAGAAACATGGGCATTCGTTGTCAGCGGACATTTGAAAGGGAAATCAACGTTTGACGGTTATCAAGTCATCGTCCGTAATCTCAGAACAAACAGCACAGTAAGCACCTCCGTACAAGGGAATTACTTCGCTGCTGCAAATGCCGATTTGACGCGGCGGAGCGTCGTCCGAGTCAGGGACGTGATCGAATTACGCGTCATCGGTCCGGGTGGAAATGCTGAATCACAAACCCTTAGTTTCAAAGTGACCCCTGAGGACTTGGCAAACGCTGTTTTATCTGTCAGTCTTGATGGTATCGGTCAACCGACACAGAATCTCTTGCTGCAGAACTACCCGAATCCGTTTAACCCGGAGACATGGATCCCATATCAACTCTCTGAAGACAGTCTGGTATCGGTCTCCATTTACGATACGACGGGTCAGTTGG
Encoded proteins:
- a CDS encoding 2OG-Fe(II) oxygenase; the protein is MNAKNNWLPAEPDLETVCKTYSDPIYSLSQAEVPAIILRNAYSPAQCQGLIHRFTNMGLMRDEADTNSVDKRTRIDIGTSLGNRGSDKAKFLAHAKETEHLFKFLFDGFDNPVGLIYDSLTALSPGKEVKTAREPDGSRYGPAIFRVHYETHSYKPHIDHVKYRENRTDYEVYRFEHQFAGVLCVQNADEDGKGTQAILHRCLWSEEIQPHIAEETFDKYAAENGVENYQVDLNQGDLYFFNTRCIHEVPPVQGTRARIVLAVFIGYSADDDEVFVWS
- a CDS encoding haloacid dehalogenase type II, whose translation is MANFTETKALTFDLFGTILDLGGSLTPFISESLDAHAATDVSADTFWEQWRYRQRIEQYQDTIMMLGHSGYLETVRRALHYTLRHNSIDVLPDTVKEFMRGWEQLSPFPEVLAALSRLQSRYQLVVLSNGDPAFLDYLVRERVAWEFDGVISVTSVGAFKPHPAVYRAAAGELGLEVNECLMVSANSFDIMGARACGYRGAFVNRYKLPYEDTPYQPDVTVRDFTELAEALL
- a CDS encoding Gfo/Idh/MocA family oxidoreductase, whose product is MSTTYRVGLVGTGGIANAHGNACQQAPSAELAAICDVSENALTNFGERFDVAPENQYLSLAEMLDAENLDIAIICTWGAFHAEVGIQLAESRQVKAILCEKPFTSTAAEAEAFVGAAQENGVLVAEAFKFRHHPMHLKAKELVDSGAIGEFKALRSTFCTGGGGGGPETRKPEANWRFNKAKGGGSIYDLACYNIHHARFMFGAEPVRVSGMSQAGLEVDDGSYLLLVFPGERIAQISTGFNCAGGQYAEMAGLGGMLRIETAWNNENSAVSIELTTREGREVIDFEPCFQFALQLEHLCEVLATGKPHRISPESCVNQMRVIDAAFEAMATGRTVELG
- a CDS encoding sulfotransferase gives rise to the protein MENLITVIGRGHSGTRAISHTLYASGVFMGSQLNPSGDKIPPHAMYDACRVMAQYVKWQGGLSWDFDPLFTMPIDPEFERLINTYLEDVLQNPAIHKGWKIPETTLVYPWIARMFPDIKFIHWIRDPRDSIRGSHKTDDLRDFGVVYCETDDIYERRAISWIYQYKLMQATPMPKNVIQIRFEDFVLDQERVLKQLEAFLGIPLGRIVVRADAVARWKKDLAELEPGASLPQYEFEFLKKAIVENGYPLTAT
- a CDS encoding ABC transporter substrate-binding protein is translated as MMHKFLALMNLIVLLIIQVGCDKVQKVVTPKQEQKILKIGFVVAGERVTYPNGAEMAVTEINQRGGLLGMPVELIGHINKEAGPEVSIQIAETLIVEDEIIALIGPNRSSHAVEVAPVAQRYGIPMVTTTATNPNVTNAGDFVFMASFTDSFQGAVMAQFAIEDLDTTTAAVITRHGDLYTEGISEFFALNFSKLGGKIVANEFYGGNSSDFTAQLTNIAAAKPDVLFASGFVQDIAFITQQARAMLLQNEAGEPTIFLGADSWDSELLFDNEDAEVEGSFFSGHFSPDTDEPTARAFVDTYESIYESTPTGGVAVSYDAVKLLFEAVERAGSLNPNEIREQLAATENYIGATTIASYDEKRHPTKSAVIFTIKNGEKQFHKQIAPF
- a CDS encoding Ldh family oxidoreductase, whose translation is MNRPPEDFVHVDEERLLNFSTACFEKAGITHEHAALISRLLVNSDLRGVRSHGTRTVNGYCGGFENGSFNPRPNIRIIHETPTAVVLDGNGTLGYLPMVRATEHAIAKAKAVGIGMGLVRYIGHYGSAGHYARLCNEAGCIGFSVQGYQNQGNAGNQDPKPQLGYYGNPPICFAIPSGEEPPVVLDAATCIMADYQRGPDFDALLSVIPAAFFKSIGYTAIASLLGGALTGFTEPAPEDTAKWSGGGMGGMVLAIDIESVVPTAVFNAEVDRMVHDVRETYEPMPGTDRALLPGAIETERTEQHRREGIRYGEMEQESARGVSERLGVPLPWDE
- a CDS encoding Ldh family oxidoreductase; amino-acid sequence: MNRPPETFVLVNEERLLNFSTACFEKAGLTYEHAALISRLLVNSDLRGVRSHGTQTVNRYCRGFESGGLNPRPNIRVIHETPTAVVLDGNGTLGYLPMVRATEHAIAKAKEVGIGMGLVRYIGHYGSAGHYARMCNEAGCIGFSVQGSRNHGNAGNQDPKPQLGYFGNPPICFAIPSGEEPPVVLDAATCIMADYQRGPEFDALLSMIPAAFFKSIGYTAVAHLLGGGLTGFTEPPPEDTAKWKPPQGGMVLAIDIESVVPLDVFHAEVDCMVHDVRETYEPMPGTDTALLPGAIEVERTEQHRREGIRYGEAEQESARAVSERLGVPLPWDE
- a CDS encoding T9SS type A sorting domain-containing protein — protein: MHTHIKTNFLLYTFMLFVCLNSFFLRNTAAQISDNYTFETIEVPGVDFLGLAASSDFEDYAGYTPSADGEKFVAFTLIDGVFTTYDFPDSKSTYFYALGNNGIAAGHYEDSEGLFHGVILENGELRQYDFPNSVETEIYGYSDSTGALTGNFTDASGVRRGFSGETIVEFPGASETYADFVSGLGNIVGSYVDTEGAYHAYLRGPGGSFATLGIPEIPNMEYFFLHGINDALVAVGRAKAVDGVPRTFVGNPVALQEFKVPGAVSTEGWNVNQDGSVVGHYDTADGRRHGFIARPAQKSAVRPPPDLSYTFESIDVPGVDFLAVTASSDFQDYAGNMRGPDGEKDVAFTLIDGVFTTYDFLGSQGTYFYALGNNGVAAGHYQDSDGLFHGVILENGELRQYDFPGAVETEIYGYSDSTGALTGSFVDTSGVRRGFSGDTIVEYPGTPETYADFVSWTGHIVGSYVDADGVYHAYMRSSVGRFLSIDLPNALNLEYFFLHGLNRARTVVGRAKAVGDVPRTYVGSPLNLQELQVPGAISTEGWNINEDGSVVGHYDSADGRRHGFIARLVPKAEGDHFGNFYTVMLSKGLNMLSVPLAPPTPMTAKSLVAMTGATTIITLDAATQAFVAWTPSAPNDGFPIEGGKGYIVNVPETRNFAFVGAPWADPTEAAAAPSAISPETWAFVVSGHLKGKSTFDGYQVIVRNLRTNSTVSTSVQGNYFAAANADLTRRSVVRVRDVIELRVIGPGGNAESQTLSFKVTPEDLANAVLSVSLDGIGQPTQNLLLQNYPNPFNPETWIPYQLSEDSLVSVSIYDTTGQLVRTLSLGFQSAGFYNSRARAAYWDGRNALGERVASGIYFYQLTTPSFQQTRRLVILK